The DNA window AAAGCTGCGGCTTACTCTGGATATCGGCCACCCTGAGTATATTCACGACTCCTTTACCATCCCTCGTCTGTAAAAGATCATGAACATCAAAGCTCAGCTCACCGAAAAATTTTGCCGCTCCCTGTTGTTCCAGCGCAACGATAGACCTCAGGATGGCACCCAGGGACGATGAAGCGATAGAACCATAATTGGCAGCGAGCTCTGCTTTTCCCTGTGCATTGTCCGTCACATACTGCAATACTTTTTTAAGATCATCGAGATCGATAAGCGGCAGCCCTTTATCATCACAGTATTTGAAAACGATCGACATAATGCTTTGCTGGGTATCATTCAGCTGCAGGATCTTGCTGAGCAGTACCGGCCCGAATTCTGTAATGGTCGCGCGCAGCTTCACTCCCCTTTCGCCTGAAATCGTCATCAGTTCTGCCGGAAAAGCCTGTGGCCGGTAAGGAAGCTGGGTCCGTGCATATCGTTCTTCGATGGCAGGATTCATTGTCCCGGCCTCTGCGATCCCTGAAAAGTCTCCTTTGATATCCAGCACCAGTGAAGGAATCCCGGCGTGCGACAGCTGTTCTGCAAATACCTGTAAGGTCTTTGTTTTTCCTGTCCCGGTTGCCCCTGCAATAAGGCCGTGACGGTTAATGGTCTTTAAGGGTATGGTTACATTAACCTCCGGAACGACTTCACCATCCAGCATGCCTTTTCCTAATATAATATGTTCCCCTTTGGGAGTATATCTTGCATTAAGTTCTTCAATGAATTGTGTTTTAGGCGTCATGATTGTTTTTTTAATTTCTAAATATAAAATTTTTTATAAAACCCTTGCCGCTAAGGCATCAGATATTTTAGGCTGCTGTTGCAGATCATCCATCTTTTGGCTAAATTAGGGCAATTATTTTGTTAGGACCGACTTTATAGATTTCGTCTATTAATAGTGATTTTCTATTTTGTCTTCATTTAAAAAAATAAACACGATTTTTGTACCATTAACAAACAACCGCTACAACCATAATGAAAGTTGAACAAATATATACAGGATGCCTGGCTCAGGGTGCCTATTACATCGTATCCGGAAATGAAGCAGCCATCATAGACCCCCTGCGGGAAGTAACGCCTTATCTGGAACGCCTGGAAAAAGACGGTGTCACGCTAAAGTATATTTTTGAAACCCACTTTCATGCGGATTTTGTCTCGGGACATCTTGACCTGAGTAAAAAAACGGGTGCTCCTATTGTGTACGGACCAACCGCGGAACCTGATTTTGAAGCGATCATTGCGGAAGACAACCAGATATTCAATATCGGGGAAGTTACCATCAAGGTATTGCATACACCAGGCCATACGATGGAAAGCTCGACGTTCCTCCTGACTGATGAAAATGGTACTGAAACGGCCATTTTCACCGGCGATACCCTTTTCCTGGGTGATGTCGGCAGGCCGGACCTAGCGCAGAAGGCAACGAACCTTACCCAGGAAGATCTGGCAGGCATCCTTTACGAAAGCCTTCAGGATAAAATTATACCGCTGGATGACAGCATCACTGTTTATCCTGCCCATGGAGCAGGTTCGGCATGCGGAAAAAACATGCAGAAAGAAACGGTGGATACCCTGGGCAACCAGAAAAAAACCAATTATGCCCTCAACCAGCCTGATAAGGAATCTTTTGTGAGAGAAGTGCTGGACGGACTTACAGCTCCGCCGAAATATTTCGGAATGAATGTTGCGCTGAATAAGAGTGGCTATGAAAGCATTGATCATGTCATGAGTAAGGGCCTGAACCCAATAGATCCTGCCGACCTGGAAGCTATGGCTGAAGATACCGGTGCGCTGATCCTGGATACAAGAAGCCCGGGAGAATTTCATAAAGGATTCATTCCCAATTCTATTAACATTGGTCTAAAAGGAGACTTTGCACCCTGGGTAGGAAATATGATCGTAGATGTGAAACACCCTATTATCCTGGTTGTTGAACAGGGCAGTGAGCAGGAAGCCATTACCCGTCTCAGCCGTGTAGGTTTCGATAATGTCCTGGGATATCTGCAGGGTAGTTTCGAAGCCTGGAAAAATGCCGGCAACGAGGTTGATGAGATCAGAAGAATTTCCCCTTCTGAATTTGCTGAGCAGTTCAGCACAGATGCCAAAGTTATTGATGTCAGGAAACTGACGGAATATTCAGCGGAACATGTTGAAAACGCCTATAACAAACCTTTGGACAGCATCAGCGATTGGGCAGGAACGATAGACAGTTCGGAACATTTCTTTATCCACTGTGCAGGAGGCTACCGCAGCATGATTGCCGCAAGCATCCTGAATGCACGCGGAATCAGGAACTTCACAGAAATAGAAGGCGGCTATAACGGGATAAAAAAAACCGAAAAAGTACCTACGACCAGCTTTGTATGCCAGTCAAAAACATTGTCGTAACCGTGAGATTCAAGACTATCATAGCTGCTGTATGCGTAGGCATCATGTTGAGTGCATGCAAGAGCACGGCTATCGCAAAACAGCCGGAAAACAGCATCACTGATGTGGTCAATAGTACAGATGTTGTTTTGGTAGATGTAAGGGTTCCCGAGCAATACCGGGAGGGAACGGCAGACAAAGCAATAAATATCCCGCTGAAGGAGCTTCCCAACCGGCTAAACGAACTTAAGGGAAAGAAAGTTGTAGTCTTTTGTAATAAAGGAATACAGGCCGACCAGGCCATGCAGATCCTGGAGAAAAACAGGATTGAAGCTTATGACGGCACAACATGGAAGAATGTACAGGCCATACATCACCTCAATACTACCGAAAACCATTAAAGTATACACTATGTCACAAAAATTTCAGGAAATCATTGATTCGGAGCGCCCTGTTCTGATCGATTTTTTTGCCACCTGGTGTCAGCCCTGCAAAGTGCAGTCATCAGTCTTAACTACGGTCAAAGAAAATATTGGTGAGGGAGCCAGAATTATAAAAGTAGATGTAGACCAGTATCCTGCGATTGCTTCCCAATATGGAGTACGCGGAGTTCCTACACTGGCCATCTTTAAAAAAGGAGAACTGCTCTGGAAGGAAAGCGGTGTGCACGATGTGAATACGCTCACCAGCCTTCTTCAGCAATATGCCTAAATACAGCGGCTGGACTTATTTCTAAGTCCAGCCGTTTTTTATGGTTCTACACTAAACCGGTCCCTGTCATCCAGGAACCTGAAATGGCTCCTGAAATCCCTCATTTCCTGGAGGTCCGGGTCAGCAGAAATAATATTTCCTTCTTTAACGGAGATCTCTTTTCCGTCAGCAAAAAAACAATGTGAACTTTCCCTGTACAATAGATCATTCCCGTCTGTCCCGATCCTGTTCAGGCCGAAAACAAAGCTCAGGTTTTCGATAGCACGGGCTTTAAGCAGGTGCTCCCATGCCTCTGCCCTTTTTTCAGGCCAGTTGGCTACATAAATAATCATGTCATAATCATCATTATTCCTGGCAAACACCGGGAATCTGAGGTCATAGCAGACCTGGAGCAAGATCCGGAATTCCTTATACTGGACTATGACCCGTTCTTTCCCGGGCGTATAGACCTGATCTTCCCCTGAAAAAGAAAACAGGTGCCTCTTATCGTAAAAATCCGTTTTCCCGTCCGGATGCACAAAATACATGCGGTTATAATAGTTCCCGTCCTGTTGCACCGGCGCACTTCCGCAAAAAGCAGCATTTTTTTCTTTGGCCATTCTTCTCAGAAATGATAAGGACTCTTCATGGCTGTCTGCCACTTCAGCAGCATCCATACAGAATCCTGTGGAGAACATTTCAGGCAGGACGAAAATATCCGCTTCGCGGCCTTCAAGTGCCTGTTCTATATTCCGGAAATTCGCTTCTTTATTTTTCCAGATGATATCCAGATTGATTCCTGTAATTTTCATAAGCATCTCTAAAACTTCTATAAAAATAGGGTTTTTAAATGATTTCGGTTTTATTTTTGCTGCGGATAATTTCCAATACTAACTTTTAACGGATCGAGTATATGAAGAAATTGGTTTTAATTTTAATGGTTGTATTCACGGGAATTACAGCCAGCGCACAGGCATGGACAGGGAAAGGAGATCAGAAAATCCAGCTGGGGCTCAATGCATGGGGCTACGGAACCGGGGTAACCGGAACATATGATTACGGACTCAACAAACTGATTTCCGTAGGAGCCGGGCTGAATGCTTATTTCGACGGATACAAGGATAATGATAAAGACAACCGTGTATTTGTTTTTGGCCGGCTGAACTTCCACCTGCAGGAAGCCCTTGACCTTCCTGAAAAATGGGACATCTATCCGGGAGTTGACCTGGGCGTCCTGGGAAAAGACTTCGGGATCGGGGCACATATCGGAGCACGGTACTTCTTTAACGACAGGATCGGGGTATTTGCAGAAGTGGGCAATAATGGCAGCCTGGGAGTATCCTTTAATTTGTAAGCCAGCATGAAATATATGACAAAGCTTCTCATTTAGAGAAGCTTTTTTATTTGGCATAGTATTGATAATTGTTACCTTTGTCAATTAAACCTAAAATTTATTAATGGAATTAGCAATTAAGATTTTCCAGTTCATATTAAGCATTTCAATCTTAGTCATTCTTCACGAGCTCGGGCACTTTATCCCCGCTAAACTATTCAAAACCAAAGTTGAAAAATTCTATCTGTTCTTTGATCCGTGGTTTTCCGTTATAAAGAAAAAAATCGGCGAAACCGAATACGGGATCGGCTGGCTTCCTTTCGGAGGGTATGTAAAAATTGCCGGAATGGTGGATGAAAGCATGGATACGGAACAGCTGAAACAACCTGCTCAGCCATGGGAATTCAGGGCAAAACCGGCATGGCAGAGGCTGATCATTATGATGGGCGGAGTTACCGTAAACTTTTTCCTGGCGTGGCTGATCTACAGCTGCTTGTCTTTTTTCAACGGGGAAATGTATACTGACCTTACGAAATTCAAAGAAGGTATCGGGGTTACTGAAGCTGGGCGCAAAATGGGATTCCAGAACGGAGATAAAATCATCAGTGTTGACGGAAAGCCGGCAGAAAGGCTTGAAAATACTTCTATCAATATCCTTTTCAGCGATGATGTTACTGTTTTAAGAGATGGAAAGGAAGTTACCTTTAAAGTAAACGAAGACGGCGTGGCAGATGTGATCAAACAAAGGGAAGCCAAACTGTACATTACGCCAAGGTTCCCGATGGTAATTGACTCTCTTGCGAGCCCTTCAGCGAAAGCATCAGGCCTGGCAAAAGGCGACAAAGTAGTATCCATCAACGGTACTCCGACTTCTTATTTTGATGAGGTTACCACTGTTTTAAACCAGAATAAAGGCAAAACCGTATCTATTGAAGTGCTGAGAAACGGAACACCTGAAACCTTATCTGCTGCTGTTGACAAAAACGGTAAATTAGGTGTAGGACTGGATCATAAAAGCATTGCCAATGTGATCACGGATAAAAAATATTCTTTCGGGGAAGCAATTCCGAGAGGACTCACCAGGACTATTGAAGCCCTTACCATGCAGGTAAAGCAGTTCAAAATTATGTTCAACTCAAAAATCCAGGGTTATAAAAATGTAGGCGGACCTATTGCTATTGTAAAGTCTATGCCGGTAGACAGGGATGCCAATGGTGATTTTGCCATCAACTGGGCAGCATTCTGGAGCTTTACAGCGATGTTCTCCATCTGGTTGGCCTTCCTGAACCTTATTCCGATCCCGGGACTGGACGGAGGCCACGTTATTTTTACGCTGTATGAAATGATTGTAGGAAAACCGGTGCCGCAGAAAGTGCTTGAGAACGCACAGATGATCGGAGTGGTATTCCTTCTTGGGCTGATGCTGTTGATTTTCGGAAGCGATATTTTCAAGATCTTTACCGGGAAATTATAATTGAAAAAAAATTATTCTAAAAATTTGGCTGGTATAAATATTCGTCCTATATTTGCACCACTTAAAAACATAAGGACATTCCTCCTTAGCTCAGTTGGTTAGAGCATCTGACTGTTAATCAGAGGGTCGCTGGTTCGAGCCCAGCAGGAGGAGCAGAGAGAGTTACAGCAATGTAGCTCTCTTTTTTTGTGATGACCTGATCCGGTTTTGTAAAAAAGATCAGTTTTGTAAAATTTTAAATCTTTGAAAACGAGAATTTAAGCCTGCAAACATCCGTTTTAGCCCATAAACACGGGATAAAAATTTGCTTGATATAATTATTCGTTTTATATTTGCACTACTTCAACGAGGACATTCCTCCTTAGCTCAGTTGGTTAGAGCATCTGACTGTTAATCAGAGGGTCGCTGGTTCGAGCCCAGCAGGAGGAGCTAAAATCCATCAGAAATTTCTGATGGATTTTTTATTGTCCTTTCCCGGGAACTGTATTGTGCAGCCTGTCAACCGCTCTGCACAAGATATCCGACCATCAAAACAAAGTAAAAAATAAAGCATACACTTAATAAAGGTTTTATTAAATTTGCACCAAACCGATAAAAAATGAAAAAGTTATCTTATCTGCTTATGTTCAGCTTATTGCTTTTTACAGCATGCAAGAAAGATCAGGTGGATGCTACCAATACCAAGACGTTGCAGTCGAGCATTAACGACATGACGTCCAGCCTGCCTACCATTAAACAGATCAAATTTAACGAGGCTCTTTATATCCTTAAGACATTCGGCGTGGAAGCAGACGGCGATGTTGCCGAGCTGAAAGCGTTGGGCCAACTGATTAACGGGAAAAAAGTTCCTGAAATCCTGGCCATGGCAGATGAAGTAGCACAGAAAAACGGGATTGAATGGGCCAGTAATGCCCCTCCATCCTTAGGAGAAATGAACATCTTCGGTGATGAAAAGGCCAAAGAAAGCGATCCAAACGACGTCAGAGCCAATGCGCTCAGCATCATCACCAGACCTATAGGAGATGACGGCACGGGCGCCACTTCCCTGCAGATCATTCCGAGGCTGGTAGATAACGCCGGAAATCCTGTTTCTTTCACCGGAGCCGGCCTGGAAACCACTTTGGAAGTTTTCAGCAACGGCGTAAAGATTTCGACATCGAAAAACCTGATGCAGGACAATAATTTCAAAGGATTCAACCTGAGGTATTCCTCTATTCCTGCTGCAAAAGTAGTTGACAATAAAATAGACATTACGGTTTCTGTAAAGACCACTGCAAAGACATTCAAAATGTCTAAAATCGGGCTGGATGTAAACCCATCCGCTCTGAAAGTGCCTGAAGCACCTAAATTGGATTCCACAGCAGTATTGCAGGATCCATCGGCTGTTGATCCTAATAATCCGGGAGCAGCTCCGGGAACCATTACGGATCCTGCCAACGGTACAACAACGCCTGCTGCTCCAAAACAGCCTTCAGCAGATCCTAAAACCACCGTTAATAAATTCCTGAACAATGTAAGTTCGCAGAATCTGAAAGCTGCTTTTGACGCATCGAACAATCCGAGCTGGGGCAGCTATGAAACATTCTCCAACCCTAACTCAGGTTTTGGCTCTGTGAAGAATGTAAGCGTTAAGAATATTTCCACGAGCGGTGCAAATACAAACAGTGCCAGCGTTAATGCAACCTATGATGTAACGGACAAAAACGGAAGAACCACTTCACTCAGAGCGACTTTCGGGCTTAAAAATGTTAACGGGGAATGGAAAATCTCCAGCTATAAAATCAATCCATAATGGCATCACAGGAACTGATCAGAAAACTTGACGAAACCATAGAGAATATCCCGGATTTCCCGATTCCGGGGATACAGTTTAAAGATATCTCTCCCGTTTTCCTGAATCCTAAACTGTATGAAGAAGTGATCCTGGACCTGGTAGCTTTCAGTAAAGGAAAAGTGGATGCCGTATGTGGCATCGAGAGCCGCGGGTACCTTTTCGGAATTGCCATCGCAGTTGCGCTGGACGTCCCGTTCATCCTGATCCGGAAAAAAGGAAAGCTTCCTCCGCCTGTCATTTCAGAAGAATACGACTTGGAATACGGAAGTGCAGCCATTGAAACCCGCGAAGGACAGATTAAGCCGGGCCAGAGAATCCTGATCCACGATGACCTTCTGGCCACGGGAGGAACTACAGAGGCTGCCGCCAAACTGGTGCAGAAACAGGGCGCCATACCGGCACAGTTCAGTTTCCTGATCGGGCTGAAAGATTTAAACGGTAAAGAGAAACTGGAAAAGTTCAATGCTGATATTTACCATACGCTTGAATATTAATACGTCAGCATAAGCAAAAAAGAATCAGAAACCCGCTGAGCAGGATAAAAACAAGTCTGTGATGCAGTTTTATCAATAATACGTACAAAGTATTTTGTAAATCATTCAGAAACAATTAAATTTGCATTTCAATTTTTAAGAATTTATGGCAAAACTTACAAAGAATGCTCAGCAGGAGCAAGAAGGTAAAGAAACGGTAGAGTTTTTTAAAGACCTTGATAAAGAAGCTTTGAACACTGAGAGGTTCCTGGAAAGGTATTCAAAACCGCTGAGTATAGTATTCGGAGTTCTGGTATTGGGAGTTTTAGGATTTTTTGCCTATAAGCAGTTTGTTATTGCCCCCAAAAACACAGAAGCTGTTAAAAGTTTCCTTGCTGCCCAGAAATACCTTGCCGAAGGAAAAGACAAAGAGGCTTTAGGAGGTAAATCTGCAGCCAATCCTGGTTTCTTAGGAACTTACAATGAATATTCTTCAACAAATATCGGGAAGCTTTCTGCTTACAATGCAGGCATCCTTAAATTTAAGGAAGGAAAATTGCAGGAAGCATATGATCTTTTAGATAAGTTTTCTTCCGATAACAAGACGATGACCGCAATGAAGTACGGGGCTATGGCAGATGCCAAATCCGGACTTAATAAAAACGACGAAGCATTACAATTGTTGGACAAAGCGGCTTCCGCATCTGATGATCCTTATACCATTTACTATTTTACCAGAAAAGCAGGTATCGTAGCTTTAGGACTGAAGAAAAAATCAGAAGCTAAAAAGTATTTTTCTGCTATCGATGAAAAATACCAGGATTATGACAACGGAATGTCTGATTCTTATATTGAAATGACTAAATACTACTAAAATAATGGCAACAGTTAATCTTTCTGATTACAAGCCACTGAATATTACTAATGCCGATGAGTTTTCTATCGGCATTGTTTTTTCTGAGTGGAATGATTTTGTAACCTACAACCTTCGTGATGCCGCTTTGGAAATCCTTGAAAAAGAAGGGGTAAAGCGTGAAAACATCAGGCTTTTTGAAGTCCCGGGTGCTTTTGAGCTGAATTACGCAGCGATGCAGCTGTGCAAAGAGCGGAAGTATGATGCCGTCATTGCGATCGGATGTGTGATCCGTGGAGAAACACCTCATTTCGATTATGTATGTTCAGCGGTGGCCCAGGGAATCAAGGACTGTAATATCCTTACGGATACCCCTACCATTTTCTGCCTGCTGACGGATGACAATAAGGAACAGTCAATCGCCAGAAGCGGCGGCAACCTTGGAAATAAAGGCGTGGAAGCAGCAGTGACCGCTTTAAGGATGATTGATTTTAAAAAGAACCTTTCGGACAAAAAAGGCAATATCGGTTTCGGGCATTCTTAAGAAAAGAAGCGAAAAAAATATTTAAGGAGGCAATTGGCCTCCTTTTTTTGTTACCATATCCTGAAATACAAGTGCTGTTTAAAGACAATTCTTAAAAAAAATTTAAATTATTTAATAATGTATTTAAAAATTGTTCACATCATTTATCTTTGCAGTTCAATACAGATGCTCCATGGACTTAAAAAAGACACAGCCATTCCTATACCTCGGACTATTTTATCTCATCATATCCTTTATTACCCGGATCATTTTTTTCTTTCATCCGATTACCTCAGCGGAATTTACCTTTCCTGAAGTCCTGAAAGTCCTGGCGATAGGCATCGCCAATGATGTCTTTGTGTTCATCCTGGCAAGTTCTGTACTGGCGCTGTACTTATTGTTTCTATCCGATTCAAAATATAAAAAACCTTACGGTCCCGTAATCCTGTCCCTGCTGGTCCTTATTTTCCTGTATATTCTGCTGGTCCCGAACAATATTTTCAAGCAGTACGGAGGTTCGGTAACAAAAATAGCCCTGGTTTTCGTCGGATTGAAAGCTTTTCTGTTTGGCCTGATGTTATTCCTGCCGCAAAAGAGGCTTAAAATAAGGAATATACTGTATTTCATTACTTTATTCCTATACGTCCTGCTCATCGTTTTCAATGCGGTAAGTGAATATTTCTTTTATAATGAATTCGGTGTACGGTACAATTTCATTGCCGTGGATTACCTGATCTATACGAATGAAGTGATCGGCAATATCATGGAAAGTTATCCCGTGGTGCCGCTCTTTAGTGCCATATTCATCATTACCCTTGCTATTACCCTGTTGATTTACCGTAAGACCAGGGGTGAATTACAGAACCTGCCTGATTTCAGACAAAAGATGATCCTGTTAGGTTCTTTTGCTGTATTAGTAGTGATCAGCCTTCTGACGCTGCCGGTGATGATGCAGATCAAATCCACCAATGTCTTCGCCGATGAGATCGGTTCCAACGGCATGCCTAAGTTTTACTGGGCATTTACCCATAACGAGCTGGACTATTTCCAGTTTTATACCCAAATGGATGAACAACAGGCAGAAAAAAACTTCCTGAGCCAGTATGCAGCTCCGTCTCTATCCAGGCCTGTAGGATCTGACCAGCCGGAAATGAAGAAAAACGTAGTGCTGATTTCGGTAGAAAGCCTGTCCGCAGACTTCCTGGAACATTATGGAAATACAC is part of the Chryseobacterium camelliae genome and encodes:
- a CDS encoding rhodanese-like domain-containing protein, with amino-acid sequence MRFKTIIAAVCVGIMLSACKSTAIAKQPENSITDVVNSTDVVLVDVRVPEQYREGTADKAINIPLKELPNRLNELKGKKVVVFCNKGIQADQAMQILEKNRIEAYDGTTWKNVQAIHHLNTTENH
- the ribH gene encoding 6,7-dimethyl-8-ribityllumazine synthase — encoded protein: MATVNLSDYKPLNITNADEFSIGIVFSEWNDFVTYNLRDAALEILEKEGVKRENIRLFEVPGAFELNYAAMQLCKERKYDAVIAIGCVIRGETPHFDYVCSAVAQGIKDCNILTDTPTIFCLLTDDNKEQSIARSGGNLGNKGVEAAVTALRMIDFKKNLSDKKGNIGFGHS
- a CDS encoding nitrilase-related carbon-nitrogen hydrolase, yielding MKITGINLDIIWKNKEANFRNIEQALEGREADIFVLPEMFSTGFCMDAAEVADSHEESLSFLRRMAKEKNAAFCGSAPVQQDGNYYNRMYFVHPDGKTDFYDKRHLFSFSGEDQVYTPGKERVIVQYKEFRILLQVCYDLRFPVFARNNDDYDMIIYVANWPEKRAEAWEHLLKARAIENLSFVFGLNRIGTDGNDLLYRESSHCFFADGKEISVKEGNIISADPDLQEMRDFRSHFRFLDDRDRFSVEP
- the rseP gene encoding RIP metalloprotease RseP produces the protein MELAIKIFQFILSISILVILHELGHFIPAKLFKTKVEKFYLFFDPWFSVIKKKIGETEYGIGWLPFGGYVKIAGMVDESMDTEQLKQPAQPWEFRAKPAWQRLIIMMGGVTVNFFLAWLIYSCLSFFNGEMYTDLTKFKEGIGVTEAGRKMGFQNGDKIISVDGKPAERLENTSINILFSDDVTVLRDGKEVTFKVNEDGVADVIKQREAKLYITPRFPMVIDSLASPSAKASGLAKGDKVVSINGTPTSYFDEVTTVLNQNKGKTVSIEVLRNGTPETLSAAVDKNGKLGVGLDHKSIANVITDKKYSFGEAIPRGLTRTIEALTMQVKQFKIMFNSKIQGYKNVGGPIAIVKSMPVDRDANGDFAINWAAFWSFTAMFSIWLAFLNLIPIPGLDGGHVIFTLYEMIVGKPVPQKVLENAQMIGVVFLLGLMLLIFGSDIFKIFTGKL
- a CDS encoding thioredoxin family protein, producing MSQKFQEIIDSERPVLIDFFATWCQPCKVQSSVLTTVKENIGEGARIIKVDVDQYPAIASQYGVRGVPTLAIFKKGELLWKESGVHDVNTLTSLLQQYA
- a CDS encoding MBL fold metallo-hydrolase — protein: MKVEQIYTGCLAQGAYYIVSGNEAAIIDPLREVTPYLERLEKDGVTLKYIFETHFHADFVSGHLDLSKKTGAPIVYGPTAEPDFEAIIAEDNQIFNIGEVTIKVLHTPGHTMESSTFLLTDENGTETAIFTGDTLFLGDVGRPDLAQKATNLTQEDLAGILYESLQDKIIPLDDSITVYPAHGAGSACGKNMQKETVDTLGNQKKTNYALNQPDKESFVREVLDGLTAPPKYFGMNVALNKSGYESIDHVMSKGLNPIDPADLEAMAEDTGALILDTRSPGEFHKGFIPNSINIGLKGDFAPWVGNMIVDVKHPIILVVEQGSEQEAITRLSRVGFDNVLGYLQGSFEAWKNAGNEVDEIRRISPSEFAEQFSTDAKVIDVRKLTEYSAEHVENAYNKPLDSISDWAGTIDSSEHFFIHCAGGYRSMIAASILNARGIRNFTEIEGGYNGIKKTEKVPTTSFVCQSKTLS
- a CDS encoding adenine phosphoribosyltransferase; amino-acid sequence: MASQELIRKLDETIENIPDFPIPGIQFKDISPVFLNPKLYEEVILDLVAFSKGKVDAVCGIESRGYLFGIAIAVALDVPFILIRKKGKLPPPVISEEYDLEYGSAAIETREGQIKPGQRILIHDDLLATGGTTEAAAKLVQKQGAIPAQFSFLIGLKDLNGKEKLEKFNADIYHTLEY
- a CDS encoding helicase HerA-like domain-containing protein; amino-acid sequence: MTPKTQFIEELNARYTPKGEHIILGKGMLDGEVVPEVNVTIPLKTINRHGLIAGATGTGKTKTLQVFAEQLSHAGIPSLVLDIKGDFSGIAEAGTMNPAIEERYARTQLPYRPQAFPAELMTISGERGVKLRATITEFGPVLLSKILQLNDTQQSIMSIVFKYCDDKGLPLIDLDDLKKVLQYVTDNAQGKAELAANYGSIASSSLGAILRSIVALEQQGAAKFFGELSFDVHDLLQTRDGKGVVNILRVADIQSKPQLFSTFMLSLFAEIYMTFPEEGDSGKPKLVLFIDEAHLIFDESSKALVSQIETMVKLIRSKGVGIYFITQIPGDVPEAILSQLGLKIQHALRGFTAKDKKEISKAVENYPTTTFYDASTLIQNLGIGEAFVTALDEKGIPTPLVHTYLISPESRMDVLDDAEISELTSRSALVAKYEQVINRESAYEILVNRMETAVQNAAPDQKTKPAKEEPGMFEQILQSKAGKTFTSTLMREGTKAILGMLGLGRKRR
- a CDS encoding DUF6646 family protein, encoding MKKLVLILMVVFTGITASAQAWTGKGDQKIQLGLNAWGYGTGVTGTYDYGLNKLISVGAGLNAYFDGYKDNDKDNRVFVFGRLNFHLQEALDLPEKWDIYPGVDLGVLGKDFGIGAHIGARYFFNDRIGVFAEVGNNGSLGVSFNL